The following are from one region of the Nicotiana tabacum cultivar K326 chromosome 3, ASM71507v2, whole genome shotgun sequence genome:
- the LOC107817311 gene encoding uncharacterized protein LOC107817311, whose protein sequence is MGPKNCKVCDDAQSKYKCPNCFIPYCSLVCFKKHKEIFCVKPEPELEPSSVEKLASAPGSHVEKPIYIDEQSEVLNQSRLESIASSNEIREAIRNKELQNLICSIDSSMDAEAELDKAMDKEEFRIFSEKILSMISQ, encoded by the exons ATGGGACCCAAAAATTGCAAAGTATGCGACGATGCACAATCAAAATACAAGTGTCCCAATTGCTTCATACCCTA TTGTTCTTTGGTCTGTTTCAAGAAGCATAAAG AAATTTTCTGTGTGAAACCGGAACCAGAACTGGAACCTTCTTCTGTGGAAAAGCTTG CTTCTGCTCCGGGATCACATGTGGAGAAGCCAATCTACATTGATGAGCAAAGCGAGGTGCTGAATCAGTCACGACTAGAGTCTATAG CTTCTTCCAATGAAATTCGTGAGGCTATACGGAACAAAGAGCTTCAAAATCTCATATGCAGCATAGATTCTTCTATGGATGCAGAGGCT GAACTTGACAAGGCAATGGACAAGGAAGAATTTCGCATATTCAGTGAAAAG ATTTTGTCCATGATTAGTCAATGA
- the LOC107808530 gene encoding transcription factor PIF1-like: MNHSVPNFEMVDDYPIIPTTSGITIPSKKSTVMDEDTMELIWQNGQIIGQSQNQRSQTVVASAPPIFIQEDEMVTWLQYPLDDSSFGRDLYAEFLYTTPSSSVVTAAVPPPGEIDTTTTEIRPNQPPPQLRCTEGEFSHRLQNFGHFSRLPKAKSQNYTSSSGNTARVSTIVDSNETPVAEFSRVSDKVAPVSPGNDEGKATTDTTTTAAETTSGRETSTTACEFTGTSSASGSRGSVSARAEPPPLQPPQEPALMPAEDRKRKGRERGTEDNEEHSEDAEFESADAKKQTSSSTSTKRSRAAEVHNLSERRRRDRINEKMKALQELIPRCNKSDKASMLDEAIEYLKSLQMQVQMMSMGCSMVPMMYPGVPQYMPMMGMGMRMGMGTGMGMNRPMVPYPSLMPGPAMQNAAAVAQMTPRFPVPAYHLPSVPVPDPSRIRAANQPDHPIMNSLVGHNTNQPRLPNLSDPYQQCYALHQAQVLPQNQRAEQPSSRIEESPANHQTG, from the exons ATGAATCACTCTGTTCCTAATTTTGAAATGGTTGACGACTACCCGATTATTCCTACAACTTCTGGTATCACCATCCCGTCAAAGAAGTCCACAGT AATGGATGAAGATACAATGGAGCTAATATGGCAAAATGGACAAATAATTGGCCAAAGCCAAAATCAAAGATCTCAAACGGTAGTAGCTTCAGCTCCACCAATATTTATACAAGAGGATGAAATGGTCACGTGGCTTCAGTATCCACTTGACGATTCTTCTTTCGGGCGTGATCTCTATGCCGAATTTCTCTATACTACGCCGAGCTCCTCCGTTGTCACCGCCGCCGTGCCGCCGCCGGGAGAGATTGATACTACCACGACGGAGATCCGTCCGAATCAGCCTCCGCCTCAATTGAGATGTACTGAGGGAGAATTTTCACATCGCTTACAGAATTTCGGGCATTTCTCACGATTGCCTAAGGCAAAATCGCAAAATTATACATCGAGTTCTGGTAACACAGCTAGGGTATCAACGATTGTCGATTCGAATGAAACTCCAGTGGCAGAGTTTTCACGCGTATCGGATAAAGTAGCGCCAGTTTCCCCCGGGAATGACGAAGGAAAGGCCACGACTGATACTACTACGACGGCGGCGGAAACAACCAGCGGCAGGGAAACGTCGACGACGGCATGTGAGTTCACGGGGACGTCATCGGCAAGTGGCTCGAGAGGTAGTGTAAGTGCCAGGGCGGAACCACCGCCGCTGCAGCCTCCGCAGGAGCCGGCGCTTATGCCGGCGGAGGATCGGAAACGGAAAGGAAGAGAAAGAGGAACGGAGGACAATGAAGAACATAGCGAG GATGCTGAATTTGAGTCTGCTGATGCAAAGAAGCAAACCAGCAGTTCTACATCCACAAAGAGATCTCGTGCCGCAGAGGTCCATAATCTTTCTGAAAGG AGACGTCGAGATAGAATAAATGAGAAGATGAAGGCTCTACAAGAACTCATACCGCGGTGCAATAAG TCAGACAAAGCTTCAATGCTGGATGAAGCGATTGAGTACCTTAAATCATTGCAAATGCAAGTGCAG ATGATGTCAATGGGATGTAGCATGGTCCCTATGATGTATCCTGGAGTCCCGCAATACATGCCAATGATGGGAATGGGTATGCGTATGGGGATGGGTACGGGAATGGGCATGAACCGGCCAATGGTTCCATATCCATCTCTAATGCCAGGTCCGGCAATGCAGAATGCAGCTGCAGTAGCACAAATGACTCCTAGATTTCCTGTTCCAGCATATCATTTGCCGTCAGTTCCTGTACCTGATCCGTCCAGAATCCGAGCAGCGAACCAGCCAGATCATCCAATAATGAACTCACTTGTTGGACATAATACTAATCAGCCCAGACTTCCAAATCTTAGTGATCCATATCAACAATGTTATGCTCTACACCAGGCACAAGTGTTACCACAG AATCAGCGAGCGGAACAGCCAAGCAGCCGCATAGAAGAAAGTCCAGCAAATCATCAAACTG GTTGA